The following proteins are co-located in the Pontiella agarivorans genome:
- the uxuA gene encoding mannonate dehydratase, whose amino-acid sequence MSEIYHQNWNRERVRAGMRWFGPEDIVTIRNIQQTPGVTNIITALHHIPAGEIWTENEIARRKIEVEFQPLENEPQLKGMDLYQWYQTNGTRTGLVWDTAESLVFTEDIKNGSPNRDEHIRKYKISLQNLGRFGIHNVVGNFMLVADWTRTSITRLADGSKTLKYIHAAFAAFDIFLLKRHTSEQAYIDDGSFSAEEVEEARKYFKTYLAGNSERQQELIDMITAGLPGAQEGFTLDDFRAAVAKYEGMSLETLQKHIAYFLDEVVPVASAAGVRLCCHADDPAFSPFLGTPRAVGGADGYKFLLDHGCGVNMCIGSLMARETNRDITALIREIAEYGQMKGLSIDEIFPHIHLRPIETDGKNFREGHHAEHREELAKVVHTLVDLGWQGVFRPDHAPQSDHGFGRPGYDAIGRGYGAQLLLGLFEMAEIIKTTRFRAVEAAIQASDGNMTKKEEAFEAARKAEADKISRKIAFIKVPFIYGEKGVMAKID is encoded by the coding sequence ATGAGCGAAATTTATCATCAGAACTGGAATCGCGAGCGGGTACGCGCCGGTATGCGCTGGTTCGGGCCCGAGGACATCGTCACCATTCGTAACATCCAGCAGACGCCCGGCGTCACCAATATCATCACCGCGCTGCATCATATTCCGGCAGGCGAAATCTGGACCGAAAACGAAATTGCGCGGCGTAAAATTGAAGTGGAATTCCAGCCGCTGGAAAACGAGCCGCAACTCAAAGGCATGGATCTTTATCAGTGGTATCAGACCAACGGCACCCGCACCGGCCTGGTCTGGGATACCGCCGAAAGCCTGGTCTTCACCGAAGACATCAAAAACGGCAGCCCGAATCGTGACGAACATATCCGGAAATACAAAATAAGCCTGCAGAACCTCGGGCGTTTCGGCATCCATAATGTCGTCGGCAATTTTATGCTGGTGGCCGACTGGACCCGCACCAGCATCACCCGGTTGGCCGATGGTTCAAAAACGCTTAAATATATCCACGCCGCATTTGCCGCTTTTGATATTTTCCTGCTCAAACGCCACACTTCAGAACAGGCCTATATCGACGACGGTTCGTTCTCGGCCGAAGAAGTGGAGGAGGCCCGGAAATATTTTAAAACTTATCTGGCCGGAAATTCCGAACGCCAACAGGAACTGATTGATATGATCACCGCCGGCCTGCCCGGCGCTCAGGAAGGATTCACGCTCGATGATTTTCGCGCAGCCGTGGCCAAATATGAAGGCATGTCGCTGGAGACCTTGCAGAAACACATTGCCTACTTTCTCGATGAAGTCGTTCCGGTGGCCTCCGCCGCCGGTGTCCGGCTCTGCTGCCATGCCGACGACCCGGCCTTCTCCCCGTTCCTGGGCACACCGCGCGCCGTGGGCGGTGCAGACGGCTATAAATTTCTGCTGGATCACGGCTGCGGCGTGAATATGTGCATCGGCTCTCTGATGGCCAGAGAAACCAATCGCGATATCACCGCTCTCATCCGCGAAATAGCGGAATACGGGCAAATGAAAGGCCTGAGCATCGACGAAATCTTTCCGCATATCCACCTCCGCCCCATCGAAACCGACGGCAAAAACTTCCGCGAGGGCCACCACGCCGAACACCGCGAAGAATTAGCCAAAGTGGTCCACACGTTGGTTGATCTCGGATGGCAGGGCGTTTTCCGGCCCGACCATGCCCCGCAGTCGGACCACGGATTCGGCCGCCCCGGCTACGACGCCATCGGCCGCGGTTACGGAGCACAGTTGCTCCTCGGACTGTTTGAAATGGCGGAAATCATTAAAACCACCCGCTTCCGCGCCGTGGAGGCCGCGATTCAGGCCAGCGACGGCAATATGACCAAAAAAGAAGAGGCCTTCGAAGCGGCCCGCAAAGCCGAGGCCGATAAAATCAGTCGCAAAATCGCCTTCATCAAAGTCCCGTTTATCTATGGAGAAAAAGGCGTAATGGCAAAAATCGACTGA
- a CDS encoding response regulator, with translation MARILIIDDDETIRNVFKRFLDGKGHEVVVAADGRQGLRLVEEAPVDLVITDIMMPETDGLEVVMAIRGKEADIPVIAISGGMHAMPMDFLPMAKKFGACDVLYKPVELDDLLGAVEKALAGV, from the coding sequence ATGGCTCGTATTTTGATAATTGATGACGATGAAACAATTCGCAACGTGTTTAAGCGTTTTCTCGACGGCAAGGGGCACGAGGTTGTTGTTGCGGCTGACGGGCGGCAGGGATTGCGCTTGGTGGAAGAGGCGCCGGTGGACCTTGTGATCACCGACATCATGATGCCGGAAACTGATGGTCTTGAGGTGGTTATGGCGATACGCGGCAAAGAGGCCGATATTCCAGTGATTGCCATTTCCGGCGGGATGCATGCGATGCCGATGGATTTTCTGCCGATGGCGAAAAAGTTCGGGGCGTGCGATGTGCTTTATAAGCCGGTTGAGCTGGATGACCTGCTCGGGGCTGTGGAAAAAGCGCTGGCGGGAGTTTAG